The Naumovozyma dairenensis CBS 421 chromosome 1, complete genome genome includes a region encoding these proteins:
- the NDAI0A03880 gene encoding NAD(P)H-dependent oxidoreductase: MTTSNAIKKVLIIFAHPDRRSLNGSLLDATVKRLESQGREVKVSDLYGMNWKSEITEDDFPETHEKGTRLKVVSESLNAFQHHKLTPDVVAEQEKLKWADLVIFQFPLWWFSLPAILKGWVERVFSAGLAYCLPERYGNGAFAGKKAMVMVSTGGSDTHYSATGVNGPIDDILFPIQHGMMFYTGMSVLPPFVTYAADFLADDKLDSVLEHLDNHFKDLDSLKPIAYRKQAEDYDPKTKQLKKELVGASNEKGFSLHIRKD, from the coding sequence ATGACAACATCTAACGCTATCAAAAAAGTTCTAATCATTTTTGCTCATCCAGACCGTAGATCGTTGAATGGATCCCTATTAGATGCTACTGTTAAGAGATTAGAATCCCAAGGCCGTGAAGTCAAAGTCTCAGATTTGTACGgaatgaattggaaatcaGAAATCACAGAAGATGACTTCCCCGAGACTCATGAAAAGGGAACAAGATTAAAGGTCGTAAGCGAATCCTTAAATGCGTTCCAACATCATAAATTGACACCAGATGTCGTTgctgaacaagaaaaattgaaatgggCCGATTTAGTCATCTTCCAATTCCCATTGTGGTGGTTTAGCCTTCCTGCTATCTTGAAAGGTTGGGTGGAACGAGTCTTTAGTGCTGGGTTGGCATATTGCCTTCCTGAAAGATATGGTAATGGTGCCTTTGCTGGTAAGAAAGCAATGGTCATGGTTTCCACTGGTGGGTCTGACACACATTATTCTGCCACTGGTGTAAACGGTccaattgatgatattttattcCCTATTCAACACGGGATGATGTTTTACACCGGGATGAGCGTCTTACCGCCATTCGTTACCTATGCAGCTGACTTTTTAGCTGATGATAAGCTCGATTCTGTTTTAGAACATTTGGACAACCACTTCAAAGACCTTGATTCGTTAAAACCAATCGCATATAGAAAACAAGCTGAGGATTATGATCCAAAAACAAAgcaattgaagaaagagCTTGTAGGTGCAAGTAATGAAAAGGGATTCTCTTTACATATTCGTAAAGACTAA